The DNA window CGTGGTATGAGGGGCGAGTTGATCTGAAGTCTTCTTGGCATTAGTCCTCAGCGAACCAAATTCATCATCAAGCTTACGCTTGGTCTCCAGCGATTGTTCGTAAGAGGCTCTGGCAGGGGCAGCCTCAGTGTACAACTTCGCCAAGTTGGGGAGCTCTGTGACGATTTTGGCAATAGTGGTCTTGGCCTGCTTCGCCACTTTGGTTTCGTCTTTCACCAGCAAGAGTGCCTCCAATGACGTTTTCAGGGATTTGGCTTCATCTGGATCGCCCAACACTTGAATTCCTTTCTGCTTCATCGCCGCCGCGTTGTTCAAATGAACAGCTACGTCTGCTTCCGAATCGCCTGTGTCCGACTCTTCAGAGCTGGAACTTTCAGTAGACCCCTCGGCATCACTCTCCGAGTCAGAATCGAAGGCGAGGAGTTTGGTCTGCAGTATGAAACGAATAAATCGGAAGTCCTAGGCCATAACGAaaataatcaatataaaatgaatACCTTCAAAGCTTCAGTACGGGACATTTCAGGCTTAAGAGTTGAGGGGCGTATAGCCGAGACAGTAGCAGTAGCTGAAGTTGACACTGGGGAAGCCCCAACACTTTGGCGATCGGCAGAACTCCCACTCATCTTGATGGAAATCCGAGTGGTGCTGGTTTTCTTAGAAGAATCAGGATCGGCCTGTGCCGAAGAGGTGGCTCTTGACAGGATTGAAGGTTTTGCAGTTGTTGGTTTGTTTTTCTCAATCTTGCTCTTGGGTGGTGCTGCCGATTTCGTTGTTATCGGTTTCTTTCCGgctctttttctttttagcggTTGCTCGTCTTCTTCCTCTTCATTGTCTTCAGGAATTATTCCTTCCAGTTCATTCTCTACCTCTGCGTGAgaaaattaagatattagggaCCTGGAATTCATTAAAGATGggtgtttaaatatttttgtgcTTACCAGCTGGGATCTTCATCTCCTGAACAAATTTGTTGATATCTTTACAATCACCTGGGAAAAAAAAACCAGTAAACGTTACCTTCTTAGGGCGAGATTTGGGTTTCTTATCGGCAAACATATATTCAGAATCGGGTACTAAAGGTGCTTTATATTGGAAAGAAGGGCGAATATGTTGTTGGAAGATGGGGTATGGCTGATGTGGGTATTTCTTCTCCCATACTTCCCTCCATTTGAGTATATATTTTTGCCAAGCTTCTCTTCTatggttttccatttttaaactAAGGAGGGGGCGATTCGAGGGGTCATACTTGAATTtgtaaaaacgctcaaatttaaTAAGTTCAAGGCGATGCTCGAAGTTACCTTTCCTCTTCTTCGGCTGTGGAACCtgtaaaagaaaaacatcaGCGTGAGTACGTTTTCGCTTCGTTTCAGGAAgttgaaaaatattcaatttaaggATATCTTCTGCCGATAATCCGAAGTTAAGGCCGATCACGATTTCCCACCACTCTTCGAACTCATCTGTAGAAGAAGGCTCCCCATCTGGAATCGGGATCTCATCAGGCGATGGTAAGTACATCTCATGAAGGTGTCCAAGGAAGGATATGTGTCTAGTATGTGGTAAGGCAGGACGATTAGCACCATAGTTATTCCTGTCTATTAAAAAGGGACAAGGAATCGCCTGAGTGAAGCCGAATTGTCTAGATAAATAGTTGGGACAGTACGCTTCCGATCCACTATTCTTAAAGCTGTTGCCGATCAGGAGGTTACGGCTTGTTAAAGAATTGCTCCAGTTGTCCCACCATTGGGAGTGAAGTCCTTCGTCTATCTCGGAATCTTCAGTTATTTCCCAACCATAAGACAGCCACTTCGGTGGgaattttatgttaaaaatcGGGCACCATGGATTGGGCGATTGCTCGCGGGTTTCTAGAAAGTAGCCGATAACATCTTTAAGGTGTGGTAAGAGGGCGATTCCTTGAAAAAGTGTATAGCCAAAGCAGGTGTCTGAGGTTCTCTCAGGGAGACGGACGATGTCAGGGAAGTACATATAGAGCCAAGCCTGGATTATCCATAAAGGGCCGCTCGGACATCGGTGAGCTTTCACTCGGCTATTCTTGATCATGGAGTGAAGACATCGGTAAAGTGATCCTAAGGTAAACTCTCCCATGTTTAGGGGATGACCTTCAGCTAAGGCAACGACGATGCGGAGGCATTCTTGGGTAACCCTAAAAGAAGCAGGACATATGATGAACTTAGCGAGGAAGTAGGCTAAGAAGGCGATATGTTCGTTGGCAGTTGGGGGTTGGTTGTTTTGGCCGATGTTACTGGATAAGAAGTGTTTGAAGCTCTTTGCAGATTTTTCAGGGCCAAGACGCAGGTTTGGAGATGTTTGGCAGTTGAGAGGCGATATTCGAACACCGGTTATATTGACGTTGAACATGAAGGCCAAATCCATTAGAGTGATTGACATCGGTCCTCTTCGAAAGCAGAAGGTGTTGGTGGTATCGGACCAAAAAAGGGATGCCCCGAAGCAGTAGTGTTTGGCAATAGGGAAGGCGTTTTGACTGATTCCAATAAGGTCATACAGACCTAAGACTTTCCAAACATCGCCATAGTACCCGTGAAGCCTTAAAATCCAGTTTTTATACTCGGCATTGGTACTCGGCCAGTTTCTGAAGGTTTCGCCGGTCCATACGGACGAGTAATGTTGTTTTGAAAAACGAGGGGGAGCGTGATCGGGGAAAGGAACGGCAGTTTCGCAGAGTTCTGAAGGAGTGGTGAGAATCGGCCCTACGGAAAATCGGCTGTCGTCTAATTCTGATATTACCTCGAAGGAAGTTGACGGTGCGGTGGACTTGATTTCGGCGATTCTGTTGGACGCTTGAAGAGCTGCTTCTTCTTGTTGAGCCATGATGATCTGACGATATACTTTGAATACTGGGCGATTGGGATCTGAGGAATCGGTTGAGAGTCAACGGATTTGAGAGATTTTCGGGAGTGAAAGATTCAGGTAAAATCCAAAAGAGGAAATAATGGATATTTTATACTTTGGGGGAAAAAGGCAGTTACTAGAGAAGTTTTACCGCATGGGCCAAAGTAGTGGCAGCGTAGCCCACTTCGGTGTTGGGGCCGACAATAACAAGCCCAAAGTCTAAACCtcaggcttgttgggggcattgtttgcaccgGCCCAGGAAAATCCTTATAAGGCTGAGTGGTATTTCGGCCCATGGTCAGAAAGGGTGAATTGAATGGGCTCATTAGGGATTCTCAGCCCAATAGgagctatatttattttagccttttttatttgatttctttcgATAATTAGGAGATGGAATCTCATTAGAATTAGGTCTCTTTATTAGGGTTTGTTCCCTATAAATAGATAGTAttattgtattattatttttcatcaacacatcattaatcaaaaaccaaagctcaggctttttatcccaatctccggattgaatcttagtttaggagtagaattgatattaatctcgcttggatctcaggattcacagattaatactgttagttttAATCGAACGGCGGCAACGTCATTCATAATTTGGACAACGTTACTTGAATTCGAGTTACGTCACTTGAAGTAAGGTTACGTCATTCAAATCCTGTTTACTTCATCTAGAATCACaccggttaaagcatcagtacctaaagttacccatttataaatttaaaggttTGAGCAAGGTGAAAATCTAGCGAACagttatagatatagattataaattatagattatagatatagattatagATATAATGATTGATAATGAGGTCATAGTGAGCCTAAAATGGTGTTTAGGTGTGGAagtaataaaaagaataaagttCAGGGGCACACAAATTAATTTAGCCATTAGAAAACAAGCTGCCACGAATCATTGGTAGCTCACAGTCCATACATGGAAACCAAGTGAAACCCAGGGAAAGGGATAACGTTACATGTTTAGTATAGATTCAAAGACAGGAATGTCAATAATGCCGACACTTGTGTGTTCTCCTACTGCTTATTTCAAGAGAAATTCTTGTCGACCAAACACTGTTGCTGCTCATAGCTCCTCTCTCCATCATGCAGCCAAGCATACTGTATGAACTCCTTTTCGATTCCTTAATTACTTGCCCAGTTTTGCCATGTTTTATAGTATTCGTTTGTTTATTCTTGGGATTTCTAGAGTTGGGTTTTGTTGATTTCAATTTCAACTTAAATGGGCTCTATTTAGTGCTAAACAAGATCACATGTGAGGTTAAAGATAAGGTCTTTATGGTGGAACATCTGATGCAATGTAATGTGGTGGAATTttattcaaatgaatttttGCACTTTGCACGAAATTAATGACAATGAATTAAAAATCTTATATTATGATCGAGGAATTTGTATGGATATAGAGTTACATTATAGTCCCATTACATAGTCATGGAGAAGCATACAAGAATGTTTGTTATCATAGGCACATTAAAATTATCTTTAGCGAATGTGAATGTTATATTCAGTACTATGTCATTCATCAAGTTGATGGAATTTATTTGCCGTCCATCTTTCTCGCGTTTGTTCTCTTTCATTTCTTGTTCTACTTATGTGGTTATTGATGGTGGTTAATTAAAGGAAAATCATTTGCATCTTGATTTCTTAGGTTGATACATATATAGAAAGTGGCATGGTTATTGGATTAGGGTCTGGACATGCTTCTGCTATGGCTATACAGTACTTGGGTCGGCAGTTTCGTGCTGGTGCTTTAAGAGATATAGTAGGCATTCCCATGTGAGTTTGCATCCTTCCACGCTGCAATGGAGATGCCTCTTTCATTTATCTTATCATATGTAGTATCTTCTTTTGCAGACCTTGTTGAACTTTATGACATTTTCAGGAAGTAGAAACAATACAAATAGCtcaaaacaaaactctttcttTTGACATTATTTGATTTCCCTTAAACATTTTAGATAATATACTGTTGAAATTGTCTTCACTGCTGTGCATGCTTTTCGTTGCTTTGTCTATTCTAatactaattttataaattggttCAACTTTTGTTTAGGTCAACAATAAGTGCAAGTGAAGCTGCAAAAGCAGGCATTCCATTAGATCAATACCGAGATGGTTCTCAGGTATGCTGTGATTCATCCTCTAACCTGATCTAGCATTTGCGTTAGCATATCCATGGGAGAACTTGTTTCGTTACTCTTATCATTGGAATTTCTAAGTTCTCGTATGTTTTTATCCTAGCATTCTGAATCGAGCATTGCTCACTTCAAGCTTCTGTCTATAGATCGATTTTGCATTTGATGATGCTGATCTTCTAGAAGAACAAACGCTACTTGCAGTCATTGGTCGCGAAAATCAACAAGGCGTGGAGTCGATCATTCAAGAGAAGGTGAGTATGGGTTCGTTGCAAACCCTTGCTTCCATGGTGTTTTAGATATCAAACGATTGCATAACATTCTTCAGAACTAGGGTGGGCAATTCATGTTACCGTGTTATAAACGAATCGCTATCCATTGAAATATAACACATATTCCAAAACCCGAACACAACTCGTTTAAGGACTCATGTCAAAGTTCTAAATCCGAACACGACACAAACTGTTTAACCCAATCATAGTTTACACTAAAACCTACATAACCtatttaaagctaaaattattataaagtcTATTAcacttattaaaaaataaattaaacataattttacaaattaatataaatatatattaaacttgatatctaaaaatactaaaatattaaaataaccttccaaatatttattatatggATATATTTGAATCATATATAATAAGTTAACCTATTAAGACAATTAATTAAACAAGTATGGGTTAGATAGATTAAATAACCACTCTTTTCACGTTTTAAACGGATTGGTTGACCAGTTTACAATCCGAAACTGTATAAGCTCAGCCCAAATCCGCTTAACGTTGTGTTGTGTCGTTTAAACGTCCGTGCCAGAAATTTCCAGCCCTATTCAGAAGCATATATGTGTATGCATTTGACAATCACATGTTTGTATTTTATGAAACATTCTGCATTGGTTTCCAAAGATTTCTCTGCATGTGAAACACTAACCAAATCATTTTTCTCTTGCAGTCAATTCTGAATGCAGCCAATCGGCATGTTTTCATGATCACAGAAAAGCAGTATAAAAGCGGTCTAGATGGTTCCATACCAGTTCTAATTCAATCTGTAAGCAGAAGATTTTATGTGAAGCATAGACATCCAGATCAAAGTTGATAACCTccttatttcatttaatttcagCTGGGCTGGATGGAAATTGCTGAACAGATTGATGATCTATTTATAGGTGATGCAGAGGTATGAATGTCGTAACATGTATCACTATGGTTAACTATCACTCATCGAATATGTGTGTATTTATATAATCTAGGCATTTAAAAGATCCCTCATATGACAAGTTTCATAAACGAACCAAGTCTGTGAAAATGACTGCCTTGTTTGGAAATATCCGGCTGTGATGCTGCAGAACCTTTGTGACAACTTAGAGAGTCTTTTGAGCAGAGAAAAGTGTATCCTCTTCCTCTTAGAGGAGACTTCTTATTACTTATAGCAAGAATACATGCTGATATTTAGCCCCCAAATAGCTATACTGCCACATAATTCTGTCTAATTAGAGCAGCTAGCATATCCTATTTCAAAGGAAAGAATAACATATTTACGTATACAAAAGATAGTTATCAAATCAGTACAGAAGGCATAAATTAAGACTGAAATTATTTAAATCCCTTTAACACCTTGTTGGTTTACTTGGCTGCAAATAAATGTTCACTAGcataaaaaaaggtttaaatccAAAAATACCCCatctttttgacttttttcatttatatcccaaactttcaaattcgtcaattttaccccattttCCAATTTCtagtttcaattgtacccattTTTTCAAATTGGAGTTTTTCCGCTTGGGAATGGTTTAAATATGTCCTATGTATCTTATATGTAGCCTCAGTTTTAGTACTTTTTAAAACAGTAAGGGCTAATTTAAACTACGTGCCAAATATGATGGagatatttgaacttttttcagcGTGAAAAGCCTCCAATTTAAAAAGATGGGtataattgaatttgaaaattgaaaattgagggtaaaattgatgattttgaaTGTTtaggatataaatgaaaaaagtcaaaacaGTGAGGTATTCTTGGATAATTTGGCCATAAAAGAACTACATAAGTGTCTAGTAACATTACAGCCCTATAGTGCAATACATCAGAGATATTTGGTTGTGGTCTTGCCTAGGAAGGGAAGATCCTCAATGAAACAATTTGTTGTGAACTCAACTAGTTGTCTTACATTTACCTGCTCTGTGATAGCCTTATTTCAAAATCTTAGTCTTCAGCAAAGAGTGTAGATGTTGTGGTCCATTTATTCATTTGATTGCTAACTCTTCACCTTTCTCCTGCTTTGGCATTTTGTTTCACTATCAAAGGTATGGAGAAGATCGTCTATCGGGCAACTAGCAGGTCCATTAGGGGGTGACTTCCCTCTCGTTACCGGAGAAGGTTACAATGTGCTTGATGTCATCTTCACGTCGCCAATAAAAAGTCTTGGTAAGCTCAAGGAAATTGATGTCTGGTGTTTCTTGTTAGAATCTCTCCTTTTTTTATTCTCTGTAGATTTATGATAACCTTTTCGATTATTCACTTGTTTGTGATGTAAGATGCATTTCTCTGACTCTCATAGTTGTGGTTGCAGCTGAAGTCGCTGAAAGCCTTGATAAAGTTGAGGGGGTCGTTGATCATGGAATCATTTGCAAGTGGCCGTTAGTTTCTTTACTCCTTTAAAATTCTCAAGTGCTTATATGTGTTTGTGTGATTTTTGTGTTTCTTTTTGTAAATTCTATGAACTCGGTACTAATATCAGGTCTTTTAGAACCTAAACAATGTTCTCAGCactgatttaagtcaaattttaGTAGGAAATGGCCTTGCTAAGCATATTCTCTGTTCAATCTCTAGAATACCGTTATATTGTATTACAGCTGTGGATACATTTATAGATTTGTTGATATAAGCCATAGTACTTTAGTACCTCATGTATGCTTTCGTTCAGTTTGATGCCATTCTGTGCTACCTCAAATTGTAATAAATTCCTATCAGTTTGTAGTTTGTACATTAACAGCATTTTTCTATTATCATTTATTCAAAAGTACCTCAAACTACTAAACCATGTCTTATGTTTATTTGCTATTGTCCTGTTAATGAACCACAGATGCACGGCAGTTATTGTTTCTGATAGTGGGCTTTCCATAGTCAGTAATCCCTCAACTGACACGAAGAAAGGTTTCTCTTGACCTGCAAATGATGCGGCAGGTATTGTTCTTCTCCACAAccttttgtaaagaaaaaaagaagaaataataaGAAGCTAaagagatttttaaaatataaatttctcCTTTTCTGTTCTACAATTCAATGACTGATATTTAGCAGCATTTTGGCTTGTAGTTGAGTTTATTAAAACCCAGTCTTAAGTCTCTTTGTTATAATGTGGAATCTTTACGTTTTGGTGGAGTTATTGAAGAGTTTAGCTTCTATCACTAATATTATGATGGATGATGGGACTAGGCTGCCTGATGTATGGTATCATATGATTCAGATCAATATTATGGCTAAATCTGTTGTAAGATATGAGATGTAAAATACTAGTATTCTAAAAATGAAATTGACCAGTAGTTTCAGTTTTATGCTTGCTGTTTTTGGTTGATGTATTGGCTCTCTTTAGCTTGAGAAGTAGATGCCCTGGTTTATGTTTAATTTGCAGTCTTTTTGAAACTTCTTTGTTGTGAAGAAATAAATAGTCTGAATCATATGAACTTCCATAAAGCCATTGTAAGTTTGCAACTATaagtttgttttaaaattatcttGCTTGTATTTTGGCATTTTTATCAAAACTTTTTTGACTTCTTGCGAATCCaatcaaaactttttattttagtaattttatctCAATTTAAAAGTTCAAcaacaattttagccaaatttcTCTAATTATTCAATTTCACATATGTTTTTGATGAACTAGGAaagtttaatatttatctttttgaaTTTTCACTTTAATTTGTAGTTTATGATATAATttctaaaatcaattttttaatgcAGTATAGCACATGTTAATTgagcaatttttaaatttggactATAATTGCCGCCGAGCTTTGAAATTGCgctaaataatcaaaatttataatttcaattaGATTTCAAAATAGTCGAAAAAGTTTGAATACTTTTTGTCTATTAGACGTAATTATTACCCCCTCTGTCCCAATTTATTTGACCAAAATTTCTTTTTGGATGTTCTAATTTAATTgacaattattataaaatttttttgactttttttattctctacaattaattttttttataaagttttttcAGTGAAATATaatgtatttaattaaaatataataaaaatgtataaaactaaatttacattttatttattgaagGCTTAACCCATCAAAAAGGCTCTTgcactttcaattttttgtttatctagTCCCTCTTGAAAGTTTGTTAATTGTTACTTAATAGGTCCcaatattaatttaatgttttatagaCGGAAGTTGTGAGCGTACAGCTCAATCGCCGTtaagtaattaataattttcatgTCGAAAATGACAAGGCACctattcttttaaatttgtgtttaTTTGGTTCCGTCAGATCTTTTATTCAATAGGCATATGCACTTATATCCGTCTTACGCACGTTTCACGGCAAGTGTATTGAAAATCtagaaattcaaaataaaatgacTACAGGGAAGAGATAAagaaaaaagtttcaaaaaggacatgataaataaaattttcaaagtaaagaCTACAGGTTCTAAAGATGGGTTTGGCctttattcaattgttttagaTGATAAATATGAAAATTGTCAGTGAAATTGGTATTAAGTATTTGTCGGCAAAGTTATATCTTCAAACTCTTAGATTTAAAAATGATTTCTATACTACTACTACTAATTCTACActgattaaatataaatatattattggtGCATAAGGGTCGCTATTTATGGGTTGAATATTCAACCATATCCATACAAAAGAGTTTTTATTTATAAGCAAACAAAAAATAGAAAGCCGCCATGAAATTATTAAAGTAAGAATGTTTGTCTGTTTGCTGATCAAGCAAGTTGGGGTGGAATACTCTGCTCATTTTTGAAGAAATTATCTGGATCAACTCTCTTTTTCACCTCTGTCAACTTCATGAAGTTGTTCTTGAAATACTTATTTCCATAAATCTCGGCTTTCTCAAAGTTCGTTTCGTTGCTCGGATTGCTTCCAATGTCAAGATCTCTATAATTTAGAAATGCCTCTCTTGGATCTTTACTTACATATGTAGCCATTGATTCATACATTTGTCTTGCCAATCTTATATGACGGTTGCTCGTCTCTGCCCCTTCTTGAAACCATAGTGTGAAGTACTGAATCTTGAATAGATAACCTTTTCTATGAGGAAACGGAGTTTCGGAATCTGAAATTTCACTCATTCTTCCTCCGTATGGATTCCATTGTAAAACCATTCCTTCTGTTTTCAAGAACATTTTCCATATGTTCTCCAAGTCTTTCTTTGAAAGCATGTTTTTGACATAATCTGATTTACTTTTGTAAAATATATCTGCAGGTATACTTCTGTTGAGCACAATCTCTGGCGGTGATTCGATTGGAAGATTATTCCAAAATATCGTGGATTGCAGCCAACTCACTTCTTTGCAGTCTTCTTGTGTTAAACCCAGTTCAGGGAAGTTCGTGTTCATCAAGGTAAGAATCTTGCTACTCTCTCCTAAGAAT is part of the Mercurialis annua linkage group LG3, ddMerAnnu1.2, whole genome shotgun sequence genome and encodes:
- the LOC126673432 gene encoding probable ribose-5-phosphate isomerase 4, chloroplastic, whose protein sequence is MFSIDSKTGMSIMPTLVCSPTAYFKRNSCRPNTVAAHSSSLHHAAKHTVDTYIESGMVIGLGSGHASAMAIQYLGRQFRAGALRDIVGIPMSTISASEAAKAGIPLDQYRDGSQIDFAFDDADLLEEQTLLAVIGRENQQGVESIIQEKSILNAANRHVFMITEKQYKSGLDGSIPVLIQSLGWMEIAEQIDDLFIGDAEVWRRSSIGQLAGPLGGDFPLVTGEGYNVLDVIFTSPIKSLAEVAESLDKVEGVVDHGIICKWPCTAVIVSDSGLSIVSNPSTDTKKGFS